Proteins encoded together in one Salvelinus fontinalis isolate EN_2023a chromosome 6, ASM2944872v1, whole genome shotgun sequence window:
- the lingo4b gene encoding leucine-rich repeat and immunoglobulin-like domain-containing nogo receptor-interacting protein 4b — MFVESVVRWGAWSILLQCGLLGVSAGDFPWPCPARCVCRLETLEVNCSDKQLTSVSQGFASGTQHINLSRNKLKTLGRRQFFGLTQLEDLDISDNVIAMIDVEAFQGLQNLKTLCIRSNRLKIISVGVFSGLPSLRFLDLSENEILVFLDYTFRELVSLHQLEAGENDLVFISQRAFTGLQNLQELNLDRSNLTSIPTEALSQLQSLTRLRMIRLTISALPNNAFRRLHRLRSLVISHWPLLDTLASNSLIGLNLTSLVISSCNLSAVPYQVLRHLVYLGYLDLSYNPITAIQGNLLGDLLRLQELHLAGGNLLRIEPGAFRGLAYFRLLNVTSNQLSTLEESAFHSVGNLQVLRLDGNPLACDCRLLWVVRRRQRLNFDGRQPTCSTPDMVREREFRDFSEKELPRLFTCRQARIVDRRSQEVRVEEGTTVLFSCKADGDPMPSFTWLSAQRIPLSTTGRIRVLSNGTLEVRYAQVQDSGTYRCTAGNAAGNDSLYVSLYVKGFPRNRTTPFFTNEGWIESSHAPTANSSAQVANQYPFDAKTLIIATTMGFLSFLSSVAICFVFMFFWSQSKGQIKHTATIDYVPRTSMGVGGGGGGGGDAGKFTMKLI; from the coding sequence ATGTTTGTGGAGTCTGTTGTCCGATGGGGGGCATGGAGCATCTTGCTCCAGTGTGGATTATTGGGTGTGTCAGCAGGGGACTTCCCCTGGCCTTGccctgccaggtgtgtgtgtcgGCTTGAGACTTTAGAAGTGAACTGCTCTGACAAACAGCTGACTTCTGTGTCTCAGGGCTTCGCTAGTGGCACCCAGCACATTAACTTATCTCGTAACAAGCTGAAGACACTGGGTCGTCGGCAGTTCTTTGGATTGACCCAGCTAGAGGATCTGGACATTAGTGACAATGTCATCGCCATGATTGATGTGGAGGCTTTCCAGGGCCTGCAGAACCTCAAGACCCTGTGCATTAGGAGCAACCGCCTCAAGATCATCTCTGTGGGGGTCTTCTCCGGACTGCCCAGCCTGCGCTTCCTGGACCTGAGTGAGAACGAGATCCTAGTCTTTCTGGACTACACCTTCCGTGAGTTGGTGAGCCTGCACCAGCTGGAGGCTGGGGAGAATGACCTGGTGTTCATCTCCCAGCGGGCCTTTACCGGCCTGCAGAACCTGCAGGAGCTCAATCTGGACCGCAGCAACCTGACCTCCATCCCCACGGAGGCACTGTCCCAGCTCCAGAGCCTGACTCGGCTGCGCATGATCCGCCTCACCATCTCGGCGCTGCCCAACAATGCCTTCCGCCGCCTGCATCGGCTGCGTAGCCTCGTCATCTCCCACTGGCCCTTGCTGGACACCCTGGCCAGCAACAGCCTGATTGGCCTCAACCTCACCTCGCTGGTCATCAGCAGCTGCAATCTCAGTGCTGTACCATACCAGGTGCTGCGCCACCTGGTCTACCTTGGCTACCTGGACCTGTCCTACAACCCCATCACAGCCATCCAGGGTAACCTGCTGGGGGACTTGTTGCGGCTGCAGGAACTGCACCTAGCTGGGGGCAACTTGCTCCGCATCGAGCCAGGGGCCTTCAGGGGGCTGGCTTACTTCCGTCTACTCAACGTGACATCCAACCAGCTCAGCACACTGGAGGAGAGTGCCTTCCACTCGGTGGGGAATCTGCAGGTCCTGCGGCTAGATGGGAACCCCCTGGCCTGTGACTGCCGACTGCTCTGGGTGGTCCGCCGGCGACAGCGCCTAAACTTTGACGGCCGCCAACCCACCTGCTCCACCCCAGACATGGTGCGAGAGCGGGAATTCCGGGACTTCTCAGAGAAAGAGCTCCCGAGACTATTCACCTGCCGGCAGGCCCGAATTGTAGACCGCAGGTCCCAGGAGGTTAGGGTGGAGGAGGGCACTACAGTGCTCTTCTCCTGCAAGGCGGACGGTGACCCAATGCCCTCCTTTACCTGGTTGTCAGCCCAGCGGATTCCGCTCTCCACTACGGGGCGCATCAGGGTGTTGTCCAATGGAACTCTAGAGGTACGCTATGCCCAGGTTCAGGACAGCGGCACATACCGGTGCACAGCGGGTAATGCAGCTGGCAACGACAGCCTGTACGTCAGCCTCTATGTGAAGGGTTTCCCACGTAACCGCACCACACCCTTTTTCACCAACGAAGGCTGGATAGAGTCCTCACATGCCCCTACTGCCAACTCCTCTGCCCAGGTGGCCAATCAGTACCCATTTGATGCCAAGACACTGATCATCGCCACCACCATGGGcttcctgtccttcctcagcTCAGTGGCTATCTGCTTCGTCTTCATGTTCTTCTGGAGCCAGAGCAAGGGGCAAATCAAACACACAGCCACCATCGACTATGTGCCCCGTACCTCAAtgggggtaggaggaggaggagggggtggaggtgaCGCTGGCAAGTTCACCATGAAGCTTATCTAA